A single Struthio camelus isolate bStrCam1 chromosome 6, bStrCam1.hap1, whole genome shotgun sequence DNA region contains:
- the LCT gene encoding lactase/phlorizin hydrolase isoform X2 — translation MELVYKTVFSFFLLASPSFGLDRGLAQNFIAIAGPLPRELVNSLHPQNQVLPKEAQDPGGSEAQEYLCQQDPVPSELPLHLSHLREAGVTHYKIFLPWACILPEGDARRPDEARVRWYRELLETLAAASLRPVVVLHERRVPSTVAARAVRGEAGGFADLFVEYAEFSFRSFGDLVDVWLTFSAVPEVLKSLPYDDHQSRVQALADAHDRAYQVYHEKYSPADGKLSIALGMDHILDSTSSELLSVSLQDSLDFLSLNLHYNCGSEADFYVKLGEFQNIWKDTEILLFSLKFLDCSSMEENPFIPVASIVTAINKEKARTIGYDVNEFLDFSSNHVLSITNTLQEKPVAVLAPGSSYQTVWEMFANQSELERDSFLQDVFPSGFLWGTSTGAFNIEGAWAEDGKGESIWDQFGHEGHVYMNQTTDVACDSYYKTSYDVYLLRALQPQLYKFSVSWPRIFPAGTNESISSKGVDYYNQLINSLLDSNIEPMVTLFHWDLPQALQVLGGWQNESIIEAFANYADFCFATFGDRVKFWITFHEPWVISYAGYGTGEHPPGITDPGVASYKVAHTILKAHAKVWHLYNDRYRSQQLGKVGLVLNSDWAEPQTPTNSEDVRASERYLQFMLGWFAHPIFVNGDYPDILKAQIQEVNQQCSATVAQLPLFTEEEKSWVKGTADFFGLSHYTSRLVSAVTNSTCTPGYESIGNFSLHVDPSWPQTASPWIHVVPWGLRRLLKFVSQEYTGTKIPIYIAGNGMPTQDGGDVINDTLRVDYFRRYINEALKAVKLDTVDVQSYITRSLVDGFEGPMGYSLKFGLHYVNFEDSNRPRTPKASAYFYSSVIEKNGFPSEVLDKLSTPVAFELPMSSRLPNLPASEVPSKAKVVWEKFSSQTKFERDMYFYGTFPEGFMWGVSTSAYQIEGGWDADGKGPSIWDTFTHVPGNINNNDTGDIACDSYNKVEEDLYLLRALGVKSYRFSLSWPRIFPSGRNNSINSHGVDYYNRLINGLVANNITPMVTLYHWDLPQALQDIGGWENSALIELFDSFADFCFQTFGDRVKFWLTFNEPQVVAWVGYGTEKFPPGVNDPGNAPYRVAHTLLKAHARVYHTYDRKYRASQGGIISLSLNVEWTEPKTPSDPRDIEAADRYMQFLLGWFAHPIFKNGDYPDVMKWTVGNRSELQNLPSSRLPVFTAEEREYIRGTADVFCFNTYTSKIVTHATTRLKPFSYEYDQEMSVEVDSSWPSSAVAGLRAVAWGMRRLLNWIKEEYGDPPMYVTENGVGIKTKSDVDDNARIFYYKTYIDEALKAYKLDGVNLRGYVAWSFMDSFEWLNGYDPRFGLHQVDFDNPNRPRTPKRSAVYYSEIIRNNGILLPKEDEFLYGEFPKNFCWSVATAAYQIEGAWRADGKGLSIWDQYSHTPLKISNDDNGDIACDSYHKIEEDVEMLKSLKVSHYRFSISWSRILPDGTTSYVNEAGLNYYERFIDALLAANITPQVTLYHWDLPQALQNIGGWENDTIVQRFKEYAELLFQRLGDKVKFWITINEPYNVAQYGYGTGTAAPGISLRPGRAPYVVGHNLIKAHAEAWHVYNETYRAKQGGLISITINSDWAEPRNPYKQEDRDAARRYVQFLAGWFAHPIFKNGDYNEVMKTRIRERSLAQGLSKSRVTMKILPYLHRRTPNFFLRGTCQNLLKVKSRELKAHMTSLV, via the exons ATGGAGCTGGTATATAagacagtcttttcttttttcctgttagcCTCTCCCAGCTTTGGGCTAGACAGAGGATTAGCTCAGAATTTTATTGCCATTGCTGGACCACTACCCAGGGAGCTAGTAAATAGTTTGCATCCGCAGAACCAAGTCCTACCCAAAGAAGCTCAGGACCCTGGTGGGAGCGAGGCCCAGGAGTACCTGTGCCAACAAGATCCTGTGCCTTCTGAGCTGCCCCTGCATCTCTCCCACCTTCGTGAAGCCGGGGTGACGCACTACAAAATCTTCCTGCCATGGGCGTGCATCCTTCCGGAGGGGGACGCTAGGAGGCCGGATGAAGCCCGAGTGCGGTGGTACCGGGAGCTGCTCGAGACCCTGGCTGCCGCGAGCCTCCGGCCAGTGGTGGTTCTGCATGAGCGGCGTGTGCCCAGCACTGTGGCCGCGCGGGCTGTGCGCGGGGAGGCCGGCGGCTTTGCCGACCTGTTTGTGGAATACGCAGAGTTCAGCTTCCGTTCTTTTGGGGACCTGGTTGACGTGTGGCTCACCTTCAGCGCCGTGCCGGAGGTCCTGAAGAGCCTGCCTTACGACGACCACCAGTCCCGCGTGCAGGCCCTAGCTGACGCTCATGACAGAGCTTATCAAGTCTACCATGAGAAATACTCGCCAGCAG ATGGAAAACTGTCCATTGCTTTAGGAATGGATCACATCTTGGATAGCACTTCATCAGAACTGCTGTCAGTTTCTCTGCAG GATTCATTAGACTTTCTGTCTCTCAACCTCCATTACAATTGTGGAAGTGAAGCAGATTTCTATGTGAAATTGGGTGAATTCCAG AATATCTGGAAGGACACGGAGATTTTGCTTTTTAGTCTGAAATTCCTTGATTGTAGTTCCATGGAAGAGAATCCATTCATACCAGTGGCTTCTATTGTCACAG ccattaaTAAAGAAAAGGCACGTACGATTGGGTATGATGTTAATGAATTCTTGGACTTCTCATCAAATCATGTTTTAAG CATAACAAATACTCTACAGGAGAAGCCAGTTGCTGTTCTTGCCCCCGGCTCCTCCTATCAAACCGTCTGGGAAATGTTTGCTAACCAGTCTGAACTGGAGAGGGATTCTTTTCTGCAGGATGTTTTCCCAAGTGGTTTCCTCTGGGGCACATCCACAGGTGCCTTTAACATTGAAGGAGCTTGGGCAGAggatgggaaaggagagagcatttGGGATCAGTTTGGGCATGAAGGCCATGTCTACATGAATCAAACAACAGATGTGGCATGTGACAGCTACTATAAAACCAGCTATGATGTTTATCTGCTCAGGGCTCTTCAGCCCCAACTATATAAATTTTCTGTATCCTGGCCCAGAATTTTCCCTGCTGGCACCAATGAGAGCATCAGCTCCAAGGGTGTGGATTATTATAACCAATTAATTAACAGCTTGCTAGACTCTAACATTGAGCCCATGGTGACTCTGTTCCACTGGGACCTCCCGCAAGCTCTGCAGGTTCTCGGTGGCTGGCAGAACGAAAGCATCATAGAAGCTTTTGCAAACTATGCAGATTTCTGCTTTGCAACCTTTGGGGATCGGGTCAAGTTCTGGATTACTTTTCATGAGCCTTGGGTTATCAGCTATGCTGGCTATGGCACCGGAGAGCATCCCCCAGGAATTACTGACCCTGGAGTAGCATCTTACAAG GTGGCTCACACGATTCTCAAGGCTCATGCCAAGGTCTGGCACCTGTATAATGACAGATACCGTTCTCAGCAGCTGGGAAAGGTAGGGCTGGTGCTGAATTCAGACTGGGCTGAACCCCAGACTCCAACCAACTCTGAGGATGTGAGAGCATCTGAGAGGTACCTGCAGTTCATGCTTGGCTGGTTTGCTCACCCTATATTTGTTAACGGTGATTACCCAGATATCCTGAAAGCTCAGATCCAGGAAGTAAACCAGCAGTGCTCCGCGACAGTTGCCCAGCTGCCTCTGTTTACTGAGGAGGAGAAGTCCTGGGTGAAAGGGACTGCAGACTTCTTTGGTCTTTCTCATTACACTTCCCGCCTGGTTAGTGCCGTGACTAACAGCACCTGCACTCCAGGCTACGAGAGCATTGGGAACTTCTCCCTGCATGTAGATCCTTCGTGGCCACAGACTGCCTCCCCTTGGATCCATGTGGTCCCTTGGGGATTAAGAAGGCTGCTGAAGTTTGTGTCGCAGGAGTACACAGGGACGAAGATCCCGATTTACATAGCAGGAAACGGTATGCCAACGCAGGACGGAGGGGATGTTATTAATGACACTCTGCGAGTGGACTATTTCCGCCGGTACATCAATGAGGCTCTAAAAG CGGTAAAACTAGATACAGTTGATGTTCAGTCATACATTACTCGATCCCTGGTTGATGGCTTTGAAGGCCCAATGGGGTACAGCCTAAAATTTGGGCTACATTATGTGAATTTTGAAGATAGCAACAGACCAAGGACCCCTAAGGCATCTGCTTATTTCTACTCCAGTGTTATTGAAAAGAATGGTTTCCCATCCGAAGTCTTGGACAAACTTTCTACCCCGGTGGCATTTGAGCTACCCATGTCATCGAGACTGCCGAATTTACCAGCCTCTGAAGTTCCCTCAAAGGCAAAGGTTGTCTGGGAGAAGTTTTCATCCCAAACAAAGTTTGAAAGGGATATGTACTTCTATGGCACCTTCCCAGAGGGCTTTATGTGGGGTGTGTCTACTTCTGCCTACCAGATAGAAGGAGGTTGGGATGCTGATGGCAAAGGACCCAGCATTTGGGATACTTTCACCCATGTCCCAGGGAACATAAATAATAATGATACTGGAGATATAGCTTGCGATAGCTACAACAAAGTGGAGGAAGATCTTTACCTGCTGAGAGCCTTGGGGGTAAAGAGCTACCGTTTCTCTCTGTCGTGGCCTCGGATTTTCCCTAGCGGAAGGAACAATTCAATAAACAGCCATGGAGTTGACTACTATAACCGCCTCATTAATGGACTGGTTGCAAACAACATCACTCCGATGGTCACACTGTACCACTGGGACCTGCCACAAGCTCTGCAGGACATTGGTGGCTGGGAGAACAGTGCACTGATTGAACTGTTTGATAGTTTTGCAGACTTCTGTTTCCAGACCTTTGGGGACAGGGTGAAGTTCTGGCTGACATTCAATGAACCCCAAGTCGTTGCCTGGGTTGGCTACGGCACTGAGAAATTTCCACCCGGCGTCAATGACCCTGGCAACGCTCCCTACAGGGTTGCGCACACCCTACTGAAAGCTCACGCCAGGGTCTACCACACATATGATCGCAAATATAGAGCAAGTCAGGGAGGGATCATTTCTCTGAGCCTTAACGTCGAGTGGACTGAGCCGAAGACACCAAGCGACCCCAGGGACATAGAAGCTGCAGACAGGTACATGCAGTTTTTGTTGGGGTGGTTTGCACACCCGATCTTCAAAAATGGGGACTATCCTGACGTCATGAAATGGACAGTTGGGAACAGGAGCGAGCTCCAGAACCTACCATCGTCCCGCCTACCGGTTTTCACAGCTGAGGAGCGTGAATACATCAGGGGCACGGCAGACGTTTTCTGTTTCAACACCTACACCTCCAAAATTGTAACCCACGCAACAACCCGACTGAAGCCCTTCTCTTATGAGTATGACCAGGAAATGTCAGTAGAGGTtgacagctcctggccttcctcagcagttGCTGGACTTCGGGCTGTGGCGTGGGGGATGAGGAGGCTGCTGAACTGGATCAAAGAGGAATATGGAGATCCCCCAATGTACGTCACTGAGAACGGGGTGGGGATAAAGACCAAGTCAGATGTTGATGACAATGCCAGGATATTTTACTACAAAACGTACATTGACGAAGCTCTAAAAG CTTACAAGCTGGATGGTGTTAATCTGCGAGGATACGTCGCTTGGTCTTTCATGGATAGCTTTGAATGGTTGAATGGGTATGATCCAAGGTTTGGATTGCACCAGGTTGATTTTGATAATCCCAACAGGCCAAGAACCCCAAAGCGCTCTGCTGTGTACTATTCAGAAATCATCCGCAATAACGGTATCCTGTTGCCCAAAGAAGATGAATTTTTATACGGGGAGTTTCCAAAGAACTTTTGTTGGAGCGTAGCAACTGCAGCATATCAG ATTGAGGGAGCATGGAGAGCAGATGGGAAAGGACTTAGCATTTGGGACCAGTATTCTCACACTCCCTTGAAAATCAGCAATGATGATAACGGAGACATAGCTTGTGACAGCTACCACAAGATTGAGGAGGACGTGGAAATGCTGAAGAGCCTCAAGGTGTCCCACTATCGCTTTTCGATCTCCTGGTCACGCATTCTCCCGGATGGGACCACCAGCTACGTCAATGAAGCGGGACTGAACTACTATGAAAGGTTTATTGATGCTCTTCTGGCAGCTAACATTACGCCTCAG GTAACTCTCTATCACTGGGACCTGCCGCAGGCGCTGCAGAACATCGGGGGCTGGGAGAACGACACTATAGTTCAGAGGTTCAAAGAGTATGCTGAGCTCCTTTTCCAGAGACTGGGAGATAAAGTGAAGTTTTGGATAACCATCAATGAACCCTACAACGTGGCACAGTATGGCTATGGCACAGGCACAGCCGCTCCAG GTATCTCCCTTAGGCCAGGGCGAGCCCCCTACGTTGTGGGGCACAACCTAATAAAGGCTCATGCCGAAGCCTGGCACGTGTACAATGAGACCTACCGTGCAAAACAAGGAGGATTAATCTCTATTACCATCAACTCTGACTGGGCAGAGCCAAGGAACCCGTACAAGCAGGAAGACCGTGATGCTGCCAGACGATACGTGCAG TTTCTTGCAGGTTGGTTTGCTCATCCTATTTTCAAAAATGGCGATTATAACGAAGTGATGAAAACAAGGATTCGGGAACGCAGTCTGGCTCAAGGCCTGAGCAAGTCACG AGTTACTATGAAAATCTTGCCGTATCTTCACAGAAGAACTCCAAACTTCTTCCTTCGGGGTA
- the LOC138067672 gene encoding lactase/phlorizin hydrolase-like — translation MELVYKTVFSFFLLASPSFGLDRGLAQNFIAIAGPLPRELVNSLHPQNQVLPKEAQDPGGSEAQEYLCQQDPVPSELPLHLSHLREAGVTHYKIFLPWACILPEGDARRPDEARVRWYRELLETLAAASLRPVVVLHERRVPSTVAARAVRGEAGGFADLFVEYAEFSFRSFGDLVDVWLTFSAVPEVLKSLPYDDHQSRVQALADAHDRAYQVYHEKYSPAAQHPASA, via the exons ATGGAGCTGGTATATAagacagtcttttcttttttcctgttagcCTCTCCCAGCTTTGGGCTAGACAGAGGATTAGCTCAGAATTTTATTGCCATTGCTGGACCACTACCCAGGGAGCTAGTAAATAGTTTGCATCCGCAGAACCAAGTCCTACCCAAAGAAGCTCAGGACCCTGGTGGGAGCGAGGCCCAGGAGTACCTGTGCCAACAAGATCCTGTGCCTTCTGAGCTGCCCCTGCATCTCTCCCACCTTCGTGAAGCCGGGGTGACGCACTACAAAATCTTCCTGCCATGGGCGTGCATCCTTCCGGAGGGGGACGCTAGGAGGCCGGATGAAGCCCGAGTGCGGTGGTACCGGGAGCTGCTCGAGACCCTGGCTGCCGCGAGCCTCCGGCCAGTGGTGGTTCTGCATGAGCGGCGTGTGCCCAGCACTGTGGCCGCGCGGGCTGTGCGCGGGGAGGCCGGCGGTTTTGCCGACCTGTTTGTGGAATACGCAGAGTTCAGCTTCCGCTCTTTTGGGGACCTGGTTGACGTGTGGCTCACCTTCAGCGCCGTGCCGGAGGTCCTGAAGAGCCTGCCTTACGACGACCACCAGTCCCGCGTGCAGGCCCTAGCTGACGCTCATGACAGAGCTTATCAAGTCTACCATGAGAAATACTCGCCAGCAG caCAACATCCTGCATCTGCTTAG
- the MCM6 gene encoding DNA replication licensing factor MCM6: protein MDLAAVAGGDAGAAQSQPQLRDEVAEKCQKLFQDFLEEFQNSDGEVKYLRDAEELIRPERNTLIVSFVDLEQFNQQLSTTVQEEFYRVYPYLCRAVKTFARDHGNVPSNKDFYVAFQDLPTRHKIRELTSAKIGSLMRISGQVVRTHPVHPELVSGTFLCLDCQTVIKDVEQQFKYTQPNICRNPVCANRRRFLLDTNKSRFVDFQKVRIQETQAELPRGSIPRSVEVILRAEAVESAQAGDKCDFTGSLIVVPDVAQLSTPGVRAETGSRVSGTEGYETEGIRGLRALGVRELSYKLVFLACYVAPTNPRFGGKELRDEEQTAESIKNQMSVKEWEKVFEMSQDKNLYHNLCTSLFPTIHGNDEVKRGVLLMLFGGVPKTTSEGTSLRGDINVCVVGDPSTAKSQFLKHVEEFSPRAVYTSGKASSAAGLTAAVVKDEESHEFVIEAGALMLADNGVCCIDEFDKMDMRDQVAIHEAMEQQTISITKAGVKATLNARTSILAAANPVGGRYDRSKSLKQNINLSAPIMSRFDLFFILVDECNEVTDYAIARRIVDLHSRIEESVDRVYSLDDIRRYLLFARQFKPKISKESEDFIVEQYKRLRQRDGSGVTKSSWRITVRQLESMIRLSEAMARMHCCDEVHPKHVKEAFRLLNKSIIRVETPDINLDQDEEQQMEDQEDQDGVNGEAEAPAGVTGLVNGINGHPEDVSKDAVPKASLRLGFSEYRRISNLLVLHLRKAEEEEDDSSLKKSELINWYLKEIESEIESEEELINKKKIIERVIHRLTHYDHILIELSQSGLRGSREEETFDEDPYLVVNPNYLLED from the exons atggACCTGGCGGCCGTGGCGGGGGGCGACGCGGGCGCGGCGCAGTCGCAGCCACAGCTCCGCGATGAGGTGGCCGAGAAGTGCCAGAAGTTGTTCCAGGACTTCTTGGAGGA GTTCCAGAACAGCGACGGGGAGGTCAAATACTTGCGTGATGCTGAAGAACTGATTCGGCCAGAGCGGAACACGCTGATCGTAAGCTTTGTGGATTTGGAGCAGTTCAATCAGCAGCTTTCTACCACTGTTCAGGAGGAGTTTTACAG agtTTATCCTTATCTCTGCCGAGCAGTAAAGACTTTTGCCAGAGACCATGGAAATGTTCCTTCAAACAAGGACTTTTATGTCGCATTCCAAGATCTACCTACCAGACACAA AATTCGAGAATTGACATCAGCAAAAATTGGCTCACTGATGCGTATCAGTGGACAGGTGGTACGTACCCACCCAGTTCATCCCGAACTTGTGAGTGGAACCTTCCTATGCCTAGACTGTCAGACAGTGATTAAAGACGTGGAACAGCAATTTAAGTACACGCAACCAAATATCTGCAGAAACCCAGTCTGTGCCAACAGAAGGAGATTCCTGCTGGACACAAACAAATCAAGATTTGTTGACTTCCAAAAG GTTCGCATTCAGGAAACGCAGGCCGAGCTGCCGCGTGGTAGCATTCCTCGTAGCGTAGAAGTGATCTTGCGTGCAGAAGCAGTAGAGTCTGCTCAGGCTGGTGACAAATGTGACTTCACAGGATCACTGATTGTCGTGCCTGATGTGGCTCAACTCTCAACACCAG GGGTGCGTGCAGAGACTGGCTCCCGGGTAAGCGGGACGGAGGGCTATGAAACCGAAGGAATCCGAGGACTTCGTGCCCTGGGAGTCAGAGAGCTGTCATATAAACTAGTCTTCCTAGCTTGTTATGTTGCACCAACAAATCCACGG TTTGGTGGAAAAGAGCTCCGAGATGAAGAACAGACTGCGGAAAGCATTAAGAACCAAATGTCTGTGAAAGAATGGGAAAAGGTGTTTGAAATGAGCCAGGATAAAAACCTCTATCACAATCTGTGTACCAGCCTCTTCCCCACTATCCACG GTAATGATGAAGTGAAACGTGGAGTTCTGCTGATGCTTTTCGGAGGAGTTCCAAAGACCACTTCAGAAGGCACTTCACTGCGTGGGGACATCAATGTTTGTGTTGTTGGTGATCCAAGTACAGCCAAGAGCCAATTTCTAAA GCATGTGGAAGAGTTCAGTCCTCGTGCCGTGTACACCAGCGGAAAGGCCTCCAGTGCCGCCGGTCTAACGGCGGCTGTTGTAAAAGATGAAGAGTCTCACGAATTTGTTATTGAAGCTGGAGCACTGATGTTGGCAGATAAT GGGGTTTGTTGCATTGATGAATTTGACAAAATGGACATGCGGGATCAAGTAGCCATTCATGAAGCAATGGAGCAGCAAACTATATCCATTACTAAAGCAGGAGTAAAG GCTACCCTGAATGCCAGGACCTCCATTTTGGCTGCAGCAAACCCAGTTGGTGGGCGTTATGACAGATCCAAGTCACTGAAACAGAATATAAACCTGTCAGCTCCCATCATGTCTCGGTTTGATCTCTTCTTCATTCTTGTGGATGAATGTAATGAG GTTACAGATTATGCCATTGCCAGACGCATAGTGGATCTGCATTCCAGAATAGAAGAATCTGTTGATCGGGTCTATTCATTAGATGATATCAGAAGGTATCTGCTGTTTGCAAGACAGTTTAAACCAAAG ATATCTAAGGAATCCGAGGACTTTATAGTGGAGCAGTATAAACGACTGCGTCAGCGTGATGGTTCTGGAGTGACAAAGTCATCCTGGAGAATCACAGTGCGACAGCTGGAAAGCATGATTCGACTGTCTGAAGCTATGGCCCGTATGCACTGCTGTGATGAG GTTCATCCAAAACACGTGAAGGAAGCTTTCAGGCTTTTAAATAAATCTATCATTAGAGTTGAGACTCCTGACATCAATTTAGACCAAGACGAAGAACAGCAAATGGAGGATCAAGAGGACCAAGATGGAGTCAATG GTGAGGCAGAAGCTCCAGCTGGGGTCACTGGTCTTGTGAATGGGATCAATGGCCATCCTGAGGACGTGAGCAAGGATGCTGTACCCAAAGCTTCTCTTAGACTGGGCTTCTCTGAGTATCGACGGATTTCTAATCTCCTTGTGCTGCacctcaggaaagcagaggaag AAGAGGACGATTCATCGTTAAAGAAGAGTGAACTTATTAATTGGTATCTAAAGGAAATTGAATCTGAAATAGAGTCTGAAGAAGAGCTTATAAACAAAAAGAAGATCATAGAGAGAGTCATTCATCGACTTACACATTAT GATCACATTCTTATAGAACTGTCCCAGTCGGGCCTGAGAGGCTCCAGAGAAGAGGAGACTTTCGATGAAGACCCATACCTGGTTGTCAACCCTAACTACCTGCTGGAAGACTAA